A region of Veillonellaceae bacterium DNA encodes the following proteins:
- a CDS encoding VOC family protein — MKLRDNHHIVLTTPDIDRCLRFYHDVLSMEAHEKDGQICLYFGSCEITLKKGLTDFTPSAVRTGIINLCLITDSPMEEVLRKLEERHAPLVTGIVDRNGARGPMKSIYLIDPDGNFIEIARYADKTLRKKPHFIDEDELASE; from the coding sequence ATGAAACTACGCGATAATCACCATATCGTACTGACCACACCGGACATCGACCGGTGTCTCCGCTTTTATCATGATGTCCTTTCCATGGAAGCGCATGAAAAAGACGGGCAAATCTGCCTATACTTCGGTTCCTGTGAAATCACGCTGAAAAAAGGGCTGACGGACTTTACTCCGAGCGCTGTGCGTACGGGCATCATCAATCTCTGCCTCATCACGGATTCCCCGATGGAAGAGGTGCTCCGCAAGCTCGAAGAACGCCATGCACCGCTTGTGACCGGCATCGTCGATAGAAACGGCGCCCGCGGACCGATGAAGAGCATCTACCTCATCGACCCGGATGGAAATTTCATAGAAATCGCACGCTATGCGGACAAGACGCTCCGCAAGAAGCCGCACTTTATAGATGAGGACGAGCTCGCAAGCGAATGA